The following proteins come from a genomic window of Lycium ferocissimum isolate CSIRO_LF1 chromosome 4, AGI_CSIRO_Lferr_CH_V1, whole genome shotgun sequence:
- the LOC132054125 gene encoding uncharacterized protein LOC132054125: MSINQPTAIDLSQGISYANMSPLKTRQPNDTLGYEEDKEDSRKEHLRKPLWESPHSCCNYISGPWCLSGDFNVIMDAEEKKVEILEACKSWDFIDSMEECGMMDAGFSGPRFTWCNARDKRHRIWKRLDRALINQEWIAKYSRISVEHLASTGSDHTLMLILSKEVGRMIYKATSCVKLKLLSKNLSKWSREQIGDIQKHVKEWENKMQQLEDQYIDDNRDEAREEMHKAQATYTKWLKCEDSLLRQKANIKWLDEETPNTLRSHKEDGSHHIHPIHHIDCITQEVAEDHNEALTTIPTKEEIKKVVFDLNSNSAPGPDGFNGEIIHGIRNKKEGENVILKLDMSKAYDRVNWQFLMTVLRKFGFSDKWVDLVWRSISNICPKTSSEEIARIKNVTGYKHKEFPFIYLGCPIYIGRKLIATFNDSVTKVVRKISGWQGKLLSVGGKAILIKHVLQYQPIYLLAVLKPPNEIFLQIERYMTRFFWGSTDEKMKRHWSSWAKMCYPIEEGGLGFKRLKDISEALAMKRWWRFRTENTLWAEFLKIKYSRLAHPIDRKWRAGLSHSWQSILEVKDKVEEQMLWKINSGSSNLWWDNWTGLGALAHVILHNDIGRNHRVNEILEDGLWNIEQLHLPEYLAELILAIPIGNMNLLDNPIWMPSPMENSQLPLHGNHRQNETIHHIFLDGELARTIWNFFGIPLGIPWEHNTLRTLLMKWWSVKAENGLHKDLLKVIPVVIFWEIWKSRCSNRYGKSKISKVRVIYQVSYHIRWLVR; this comes from the exons ATGTCAATAAATCAGCCCACTGCTATTGATCTTTCTCAAGGGATTTCTTATGCAAATATGTCTCCTCTCAAGACAAGGCAACCTAATGACACTCTCGGATATGAGGAAGATAAGGAAGATAGCAGGAAG GAACACTTGAGGAAACCACTATGGGAAAGTCCACACTCTTGCTGCAATTATATAAGTGGTCCTTGGTGTCTCTCTGGagattttaatgtcattatggaTGCCGAAGAAAAGAAGGTGGAAATCCTCGAGGCATGCAAGAGCTGGGATTTCATTGATAGTATGGAAGAATGTGGTATGATGGATGCAGGTTTCTCTGGCCCAAGATTTACTTGGTGTAATGCTAGAGATAAAAGGCATAGAATCTGGAAAAGACTTGATAGAGCTCTTATCAATCAAGAATGGATTGCTAAATATTCTAGAATCAGTGTAGAACACCTAGCTAGCACAGGGTCAGATCACACGCTAATGCTA ATATTATCGAAAGAAGTTGGCAGGATGATATACAAGGCAACATCATGTGTAAAACTGAAGCTCTTGAGTAAAAACCTCAGCAAATGGTCTAGGGAACAAATTGGTGATATTCAGAAACATGTTAAGGAATGGGAGAATAAAATGCAACAACTAGAAGATCAATACATTGATGACAACAGAGATGAGGCTAGAGAAGAAATGCATAAGGCTCAAGCTACTTATACTAAGTGGCTAAAGTGTGAGGACTCACTTCTCAGACAGAAGGCAAACATAAAGTGGCTAGATGAAG AAACGCCAAACACTTTGAGAAGTCACAAGGAAGATGGGAGTCATCACATCCATCCAATACATCATATTGATTGCATCACTCAAGAGGTTGCAGAAGATCACAACGAGGCTCTTACAACCATACctacaaaagaagaaattaaaaaggTTGTCTTTGACTTAAATTCAAATAGTGCTCCTGGTCCAGATGGATTCAATGGA GAGATTATTCATGGAATAAGGAACAAGAAGGAAGGTGAAAATGTTATACTTAAACTAGATATGTCAAAGGCCTATGATAGGGTTAACTGGCAATTCCTCATGACTGTTTTAAGAAAGTTTGGTTTTTCTGACAAATGGGTGGACCTTGTTTGGAGATCTATTTCTAATATTTG CCCTAAAACAAGTTCAGAGGAGATTGCCAGGATTAAAAATGTTACAGGCTACAAGCATAAggaatttccttttatatatctTGGATGCCCTATTTATATTGGTAGGAAGCTTATAGCTACTTTCAATGATTCTGTCACAAAGGTGGTCAGGAAAATATCGGGCTGGCAGGGTAAATTGCTATCAGTTGGTGGCAAGGCAATTTTGATCAAGCATGTACTGCAATATCAGCCAATATATCTTCTAGCAGTATTGAAACCTCCCAATGAGATTTTTCTCCAAATAGAAAGATATATGACAAGATTTTTTTGGGGTTCAACTGATGAAAAAATGAAGCGCCACTGGAGTTCATGGGCTAAGATGTGTTATCCAATTGAAGAAGGCGGTTTGGGCTTTAAAAGACTTAAGGATATCAGTGAAGCTCTAGCAATGAAGAGATGGTGGAGGTTTAGAACTGAAAACACACTATGGGctgaatttttgaaaatcaaatattctaGACTTGCACACCCAATAGACAGGAAGTGGAGAGCAGGTTTATCCCATTCGTGGCAAAGTATTCTGGAAGTAAAGGATAAAGTAGAGGAGCAAATGCTTTGGAAAATTAACTCAGGTTCATCAAATTTGTGGTGGGACAACTGGACAGGATTGGGGGCTTTAGCCCACGTTATCCTTCACAATGACATTGGCAGAAACCACAGGGTGAATGAAATCCTAGAAGATGGCTTGTGGAACATAGAACAACTACATCTGCCAGAATATCTTGCTGAACTTATTCTGGCTATTCCTATTGGAAACATGAATTTACTGGATAATCCTATTTGGATGCCTTCTCCAATGGAAAATTCTCAACTTCCTCTGCATGGGAATCATCGACAAA ATGAAACTATTCATCATATTTTCCTAGATGGTGAGCTGGCTAGGACTATATGGAATTTCTTTGGCATTCCTCTAGGAATTCCATGGGAACACAATACCTTAAGGACTTTGTTGATGAAATGGTGGTCTGTCAAAGCAGAAAATGGTCTGCACAAAGATCTTCTCAAAGTAATTCCTGTTGTCATTTTCTGGGAAATATGGAAATCAAGGTGCTCAAACAGATATGGAAAATCAAAAATCTCAAAGGTTAGGGTTATTTACCAGGTAAGCTATCATATCAGATGGTTAGTCAGGTAA